GCGCGAGTCCCCGCTGTCGATGATCATCTACGGCGCGGGCGTCATCGGCTGCGAGTACGCCTCCATGTTCCGGATGCTCGGCGTGAAGGTGGACCTGGTGAACACGCGCGACCGGCTCCTGTCCTTCCTGGACGACGAAATCTCGGACGCCCTCTCCTACCACCTGCGTGAACAGGGCGTGCTCATCCGCCACCAGGAGGAGATGGTCTCCGTGGAGCCGCACGACGACAGCGTGGTGCTCCAGCTGAAGAGCGGCAAGCGGCTGAAGGCGGACGTGTTCCTCTGGGCCAACGGCCGCTCCGGCAACAGCCAGGACCTGGGGCTGGAGGCGCTGGGCATCGCGGTGGACTCGCGCGGGTGCATCCAGGTGAACGACGGCTACCAGACGTCCGTGCCCCACATCTACGCGGTGGGAGACGTGGTGGGCGCCCCGTCCCTGGCGAGCGCCTCCTATGACCAGGGCCGCTTCGCCGCCACGCACATCGTGGAGGGGCGGATGGAGCACAAGCTGGTGAAGGACATCCCCACCGGCATCTACACCAGCCCCGAAATCAGCAGCCTGGGCCGCACCGAGCGCGAGCTCACCCAGGCGGGCGTCCCCTACGAAGTGGGCCACGCCTTCTTCAAGAGCCTGGCGCGCGCACAGATTACCGGCCGCACCGTGGGCATGCTGAAGCTGCTGTTCCACCGGGAGACGCGAGAGATTCTCGGCATCCACTGCTTCGGGGACAACGCCTCCGAAATCATCCACATCGGCCAGGCCATCATGGCGCAGGACTGGCCGGGCAACGGCATCGACTATTTCATCAACACGACCTTCAACTACCCCACCATGGCGGAGGCGTACCGCGTGGCGGCGCTCAACGGCCTCAACCGGCTGTTCTGAAAACACGAAGGGCACCGCGGGCTCTTGAAGGCCCACGGTGCCCTGGATGTGTCAGGTCAGGACGCGCCGCTTAGTAGCGGTAGGTGTCCTGCTTGTACGGGCCGCTCTTCTCCACGCCGATGTAGTTCGCCTGCTCGGGGGTGAGCTCCGTGAGCTGGGCGTTGAGCTTCTTCAGCTGGAGGCGGGCGACCTTCTCATCCA
This DNA window, taken from Corallococcus coralloides DSM 2259, encodes the following:
- the sthA gene encoding Si-specific NAD(P)(+) transhydrogenase; translated protein: MSARRFDVVVLGSGPGGEGASMKAVKSGRKVCTVEQGALVGGACTHTATIPSKALRHAIQRLLDVQQDHPEMRAELARHTTLKDMMRVATTVVSKQVQLRTTFYERNRVELVTGRAKFRDAHTVEVTEPRGSVELLHADAFVIATGSRPYRPAGVDFRHPRIFDSDTILKLRESPLSMIIYGAGVIGCEYASMFRMLGVKVDLVNTRDRLLSFLDDEISDALSYHLREQGVLIRHQEEMVSVEPHDDSVVLQLKSGKRLKADVFLWANGRSGNSQDLGLEALGIAVDSRGCIQVNDGYQTSVPHIYAVGDVVGAPSLASASYDQGRFAATHIVEGRMEHKLVKDIPTGIYTSPEISSLGRTERELTQAGVPYEVGHAFFKSLARAQITGRTVGMLKLLFHRETREILGIHCFGDNASEIIHIGQAIMAQDWPGNGIDYFINTTFNYPTMAEAYRVAALNGLNRLF